From Dehalococcoidia bacterium:
GCAGACCAGGCTATCGCTCCAGCGTCAGCGGCGAGGAGACCCTCGTCTTCGCCGCGGGCAATGTCGTGGTAACCGTGAGCAGCGCCGGCCTGCCTTTCGAAGAACTGCTGAGGGTCGCTGAATCCCTGGCCCCCCTAGCTCCCGAGCCAGGTAACGTCGCCGCAGAGGTCCGGGGGATGGCTCTTCGAGGCGAACACGGCATATTCGCGCTTCGCGTCGCCGATCGTAGTGTCGTCGCCGTGCCCGGGGAGGACGAGAGTGGAGTCCGGGAGGGCGAAAAGGTGGGTCCTGATGGACTCGATCTCCTGCTGGAGGTCTTCGGGCTTCATCGTGCGTCCCGGGCCTCCCGGGAAGAGCGTGTCGCCCGAGATGAGATGATTGCCGGCGAGGAGGCAGATGCTCCCCGGCGTGTGCCCGGGCGTGTGCAGCACACGCACGGTGCCGCCACCGACGGCGACCTCCTGCCCGTGCGCCAACGTCCCCGACACCTCGCGGCCGGCAGCGTCGTCGGCATGGCAGTAGATCGGCGCGCCCGTCTTTTCACGCAAGACGTCGATGCCGCCCCAGTGGTCTCCGTGCCGGTGGGTGATCAGGATGCCGAGGACCCTCAGGCCCTCGAGATGCGGCAGGACCTTCTCGCTCTCTTGCGGGGCGTCGACCACGACGGCCTCGCGGCGCGCGGGGTCGAAGACCACATAGCTGTTATTCGCGAATGGGCCCAGGGGCCCGACCTTGACCACCTGGAGTCCTTCCGACCGGTACTGCATCGGTTGCGGGTCCTCCCCTATTGCGCCGGAGCTGGTGCAGCCTTCCGGCTCAGCGTGGCCTAGCCGGCTCGCTTCGCTACCTGGTAGATGGTCGTGTGGCGAATGCGCGCTAGTTCGCGGCCGTCCTCCGAGATGAT
This genomic window contains:
- a CDS encoding MBL fold metallo-hydrolase — translated: MQYRSEGLQVVKVGPLGPFANNSYVVFDPARREAVVVDAPQESEKVLPHLEGLRVLGILITHRHGDHWGGIDVLREKTGAPIYCHADDAAGREVSGTLAHGQEVAVGGGTVRVLHTPGHTPGSICLLAGNHLISGDTLFPGGPGRTMKPEDLQQEIESIRTHLFALPDSTLVLPGHGDDTTIGDAKREYAVFASKSHPPDLCGDVTWLGS